A segment of the Flavobacteriales bacterium genome:
GCGGGAGCCTGCTCACAACCGCCTCATTCGACCGCTGCGTGGAACTGGTGAGGCGCTGGAGCACGAAGCCCGTGGTGCTCTTCCCCGGCAGCCCTGCGCAACTGAGCGCGCACGCGGATGCGGTGCTCTTCCTCTCGTTGATCAGCGGACGCAACCCGGAATTGCTCATCGGGCATCACATCACCGCTGCGCCCACGGTGAAGGCGCTCGGCATCGAGGCGATCCCCACGGGCTATCTGCTCGTGGATGGCGGCCGCACCACCACGGCGCATTACGTGAGCCAGTCCTCCCCCATCCCGCACGACAAGCCGGGCATCGCTGCAGCCACCGCGCTGGCCGGTGAACTGCTCGGATTGCGCGCCATCTACCTCGATACCGGCAGCGGTGCGCCGAAGAGCGTTTCGCCGGCCATGATCGCTTCCGTGCGCGCGGCGGTCGATTCGCCCATCATCGTGGGCGGCGGCATCCGCGAAGCGGGACAAGCGCGCGCCTTGTGCGAAGCGGGCGCCGACGTGCTCGTGGTGGGCACCGCCATCGAACAGGATCCGGATATCGTCTTCGCGCTGAGCGAGGCCGTGCACGGGTGAGCCGCTACATTCACCGGCATGCGGAGCGTCGCGCTCGTCCTCCTTTGGCTGGTCGCCATCGCTGCGCACGGCCAAACGGATTCGTTGCTGCGCGTATGGAATGATGACGCCCAGCCCGATTCAGCACGGTTGAAGGCCGTGCAGATCCTCGCCTGGAGAGCGGTGTTCGAGCAGCCCGACAGCGGCATGGCCCTGGCGCGAAAGCAGCTCGATTTCGCGCGCCGGGTTGAATCGCAGTCCGCGCAATTCGAAGCCAGCACCACCCTCGCCGTGGGCAGCAGCATGAAGAGCGATTACGAGTCAGCGCTCAACCACCTGCATGCTTGCCTCGCCTTATCGAAGGCGATGAAGGACCCCAAGCGCGAAGCCAACACCTACAGCAACCTGAGCAATGTGTACCGCAGCCTCGGCGACCTGCCCATGGCGCTCACCCAGCTGCAGAAGAGCCTGCGCATCGACACGGAACTCCAGAACAAGGATGGTTTGGCCGGCACCTACAACAACATGGGCACCATCCAGACCGAGTTGAACAACCACCGCGAAGCCCTCGGCCATTACGAGGGAAGCGCTGCGCTGGCGGAGGAGCTCGATAGCGATCGCGGCCGTGCCCAAGCCGCCTTGAACCTGGGAAGCGCCTACCTGAACCTGGGCAGGCCCGATACGGCAGCGCTGCTCTTCGAGCGCGGGCTGGAGCTGTACCGAAGGATCGGGCGCAGGCTCGAGCAGGGCATGGCCTTCAACAACCTGGGGCGTGCCTATGGGCAGCTGGGTCGCGGCGCCGAGGCGTTCGCGAGCCTCGATTCCGCTGAGCGGATACTCACCTCGCTGGGCAGTGCGCGCCAGCTGGTGCGCACCCATGTGAACCGCGGCAACCTGCTCATCGACCTGAAGCGGGCGCGCGAGGCCATCGCCGCCTGCCGCGCTGGAGAGGGCATCGCCGTGTCCGCCAACCTGCTGCAGCAACGCGTGGAATGCCTGCAATGCCTGCACAGAGCGCTTGAACTGGCCGGTGACTTCCGGAATGCATACGCCGCGCAATCCGCGTACATGAGCGTGAATGATTCCTTGCTGCGGCTCAATAACAGCAAGGAGGTCACGCGGCTCGAGGTCACGCGGGCCTTTCAGGAGCGCATGCTCGCCGACAGCCTGGACAATGTGCGAAGGCTGCATGAGCAGGAGCTGCATGCGCAAGATCGGATCGCGAGCGAGAAGGAGCGCCGCAACTTCTTCCTCTACGCCGGCTTGGGCGTGCTCGCCCTATCCGCTGGACTGTGGAACCGACTTCGCTACACACGTCGCTCGCGAGCGGCCATCCAGTTCGAGAAGGAGCGCAGCGAGAACCTGCTGCTCAACATCCTGCCCGCTGCCGTCGCGGAGGAATTGAAGGACAAGGGCGAGGCGGAAGCAAGGCTCTTCGATCAGGTCACCGTGCTCTTCACAGATTTCAAGGGCTTCACCGCGCTCAGTGAGAAGGTCACGCCTAAGCAGCTCGTGAAGGACCTGCATGAGTGCTTCAGCGCCTTCGACCGCATTTGCGCCAGGCACGGCATCGAGAAGATCAAGACCATCGGCGATGCATACATGGCGGCTGGCGGCCTGCCGACGCCGAACGCGACTCATGCCATGGATGCGATACGGGCCGCCCTGGAGATGCGCGATTTCATCGCCGTGGGCAAGCAGCGGAAGATCGAAGCCGGCCTTCCGTACTTCGAGATCCGCATCGGGATCCACAGCGGACCCGTTGTGGCCGGCGTGGTGGGCGAGAAGAAATTCGCCTACGACATCTGGGGCGATACCGTGAACACCGCTTCACGCATGGAGAGCAGCGGAGAAGTGGGCAAGGTGAACATCAGCGAAGCGACCTATGCCTTGGTGAAGGATGTGATGATGGTGGATGGCGAACTGTCAGCAGCGGATGGGAGATCCTCCCATTCACCAACTCCCATTCCCCACTCACCTTCATTCGTATTCACCCCACGCGGGAAAGTGAAGGCCAAGGGCAAAGGGGAGATGGAGATGTACTTCGCGGAGCCGGCACGAAGCTGAATCCGCGCATACGCTCACCGCGCCACGATCAGTCTTGAATGGAGCACGGCTCCATAACGGTCGTGCGCCTCGATCCCATACAGGCCGGGCGACAGGTCAGTTGCATCGATGGCGATGCCCGATGCCGCAGTCATCTCTTTCACGATGCGGCCCTCGGCATCGCGCATGATCACCCGAAACAAGCCTTCAGGCCCCGCGATGCGAAAGAAGCCTTCAGCTGGATTGGGCCATGCGATCAATTGCTCGATCCCGGTCTCCGGGGTTCCGAGCGATAGGCCCGTGGTCAGCCCGCCATGCGACGGGGATGCAGTGGTGCCCCCGATAAGGTCGGCGACGACGTCCCCGTCGGAGAAGAGCACGAGCTGACCATCGCCGGAAGGCGTGTCGCCCGCTTCGGACACGCCTACCATGTAGCACGCATCCGGCTGCAGCTCCACCCATAGCTCTTCGACCCCATCCGTGATAAAGGGTCCGCCCTGCGCCACCACTTGCGCGTTGGCATCTGTGATGGACCAGAAAAGCGAATCCGGCGGGGTGCCCATGTTCACCACCACGTTCACGAGGTAGGTGCTCGCCGCTCCGGGCACGATGTCCATCGAGGCCAGGAGCACATTGCCATCAGGATCCTCATCGGGTTCCTCGTTCACGCTGATGATGTGGAACTCCAGCTGGTCGCCGGGGTCAACGGGCACAGCAGGCAATGCGGGCTGGCGCACCTCGCCTTGCAGCGCCGGAACGGCCAGGATCCAGTTGAAGCTGTTCACCATCAGGCCGTTCTTCCAGGTCTCCACCACGCAGGTTCCCATGGCGGCCGATCCGGCATTCTGGATCTTCAGTACCGGCGTGCCGCTGCCTTCGCAGGCGTAGCGCAGGCCGGTGTACTCCAGGATCCTTGCATCGTAGGTGGATTGGGCGGTGCAATTGGCTCCGAAGGCGCAAGCCATGAGGAAGAGGAGCGGCTTCATTCCCGTGCAGATTGCTGGTTCTGTCCTGAACATTCGTGGGCGTGAAGATCAGTCGCGAACGACCAATCGTTCGCTGAGGACCTGGTCGCCCATGCTTGCTGTAACGAGGTAGATGCCCGAGGCCATGCCAGTCGGCAGTTCAAGTATCGCATCCAGCGTCATCCCTTCCCCGCGACCGAATCGACGATTGATCACGCTCCGGCCGACGAGGTCCAACACCTCGACATCAATGTGGGGCGAATGTCCGTGAGCAGCCGAAAGCATGATGCGCACGGTGCCGCCATCATTCGGATTCGGGTAGAGCATCAATCGCGATTCCGTGAGCGCCGAAGCGGCAGGGACCAGTTCAGCACCGGTGCATGGATCGATGGTGAGTTGGCAGGCATCGCCCCAGGCCTCACCATCGCGGCACCATGACGCCCCGTTGTCGAAGCTCGCCCGGACATCCACTTGATAGGTCACGCCGCATTCGAGGCCGAGGGTATTCACCCAATACTTGCCCGAGGCGCTGGTCTTCACGACCTCGCCTGATTCACCTGCAACCCGGAACCGGAACTGGTATCGATTGGCATTCACCCAATTGCAGTTCGCGTTCCGGCGCCTCACGGGGCGGGCATGCACCAGCACATTGCTCCCGATTGAGCGGCCCTGCCCGCAGCTCAGGTACTGACTGCCGGGCAGGTCGAGCAATCGTGTGGCTGGGCATTGCGCAGCGGCATTGTCGATGCGGAACCGGCAGGCCGCCCCCCAAGCCTGGTAAGCCCCGCCGATCCTCGCGCGTGCCTTCACATTGTAGAGCACGCCTTCCTGCAGCTGGCTGCCGCTCCAGCCATTGATCAGGAAATGGCAGGCGCGCGTGGCGCTACCAGGCATGCCGTTGCTGGTGGCGTGGCTCTGGAAGCGCTTGAAGCTGTATCCTCCGTTGGGGTCGAAGAACCAGATCTGGTAGCCACTGCCAGTGTTGTCGATGCCGTACTGCGCGGTCACGCCGGAATTGGCGTTGAGCACCACGTACTCAGCGCCGCATGGGGCCGTGCGCCAATCGAGCTTATCGCAACCGGTGAAGGTGGGGCGGTCGTCCCCGAGCGGCAGGCAGAAGCCTTCGCCGCCGGCGATCGCGCTCATCCCGCCATCACCGAAACCGTCCCTGTTATCGATCATGCGCCGCATCGAGCCATTGCCCTCGCGCAGGATGTAACCGCCCCCTACGATGCCATCGCCGCCTGCATCCATCACCCTCAGCTGATAGCAGCCCTCGGGCAGGCAGCATCCGTCGATCAAGGTTTGCGCTCCGCCTGAAATACCGCCTCCCGTGCAATGGATGATGTTGCCGTCAGCGGATCGGATCTCATACGAGGTCTCGTTGGCCGCCGCATCGGTGCGCAGCTCCAGTTCCACCGGATACGGGCATGCTTCGAGCGCACCGGCGCGAAGGCCCTTGGAATAGGATTCTTCGAGGTCTGCGGCCACGAGTAGCGTATTGCCGCCTCGCTTCACCCGTACCACGGCATCGGGTGCAAGGCTCCGGGTCTGATCCTCGGCCTTGAAGGTGTAGCAACCGGGTGGCAGGTCGATCTCGTCCGTCACCACCGTATTGCCCTCCTCGTACGGCCCGCCCGACGCCACCACTTGGTTCAGGTGATTCGTTACGCTCCACACGATGGCGCCGGGGTCATCGCCGAGCTCAATGAGCACTTCCATCTCGCCGCCATTGGATAGCGCTGGCGTATCGCTCAGGTCAACCCCAAGGATGTTGCCCGCCGCATCCTCATCGGGCTCATCGTTCACGCTGATGATGTGGAACTCCAACTGGTCGCCGGGGTCAACGGGCACAGCAGGCAATGCAGGCTGGCGCACCTCGCCCTGCAGCGCCGGAACGGGCAGGATCCAGTTGAAGCTGTTCACCATCAAGCCGTTCTTCCAGGTCTCCACCACGCAGGTTCCCATGGCGGCCGATCCGGCATTCTGGATCTTCAGCACCGGCGTGCCGCTGCCTTCGCAGGCGTACCGCAGGCCGGTGTACTCCAGGATCTTGGCATCGTAGGTGGTTTGCCCAGCGCAAGCGAACGCTGCGAAGCCGGCGAACAGGGGGAACAATGGTCGGAGCATGGAATCAGGGTTTAACCCCACATAGCTACTTGCCGATCACCGCAACTGCAATAGAACTTTCGTTAGGGGCCCCGTCAGAGACGCACGCTCACCCCGCCCAGCAGATTCAGCGGTGCCTGCGGATACAAGCCAACGAACTCCTGCCTTCGCCCATCGCTTACGTAGCTATACACCCAGCCGTTGCTTTCATAGAGCTCGCTGAACAGATTGCGCAGCGTCAGGTTGAATTCGATGCCCTTGGTGCCTTTGGCCAACCAGGTCGCATTCAATCGCAGGTCGCTCACCAGGAAGGGGTCGAGCATGCGATCCACGCTGGCGCTGAGGTCGAGGAATTGGCGACCGACGTATTTGGTCACCAAGGTGAGGTCCGCGGTTGCGCGCTTGCCCTCCAATGCGCGATAGGTCAGCTCGCTGCCAGCCACGACGCCGGGTGAGAGCGGGAGCTCGCTTTCCGCATAGGTGTACCCGACCTGACCGCCATTGTCCCAATCATCAACGAACTCGGTGAAAGCGCGCACGCGATTCCGGCTGAACGCGGCATTCGCACGCCAGGTGAGGCGCTTGCTGACCCGCAATGCACCCATCAATTCGACGCCTGCCCGGTAGCTCCTGGCCAAGTTTGTGCGCAAGGCGGCGCCCACATCATTCAATTCACCTGTGAGCACTAGCTGATCCGCATAATCCATGAGGTAGCAATTGACCCCTGCGCTCAGGTGCCCGGTACGCCGCTCGTAGCCCAGCTCATAGTCCACCAAGCGCTCACTGCGCGGACGGCTGCTTGGCGCGGTCTCCTGCAGATCCTCCCGATTGGGTTCACGGTTGGCCACGGCGATGGAAGCGTACACCCGATCGCCGCTGCTCAAGCTCCAGGTAACGCCGGCTTTGGGGTTGAAGAAGCTGAAGGCGATGGGTTGCTGCTCAGGAACGAGCTCTGCATTCAGCATCTCCAACCAGTGTGAAACGCTCCTGAACTGAAGATCGCCATACGCGTCGATGTTGTGCCGCAACCCATAAGTCAGCTTCACGAAGGCGCTCAGATCCGTCTTGCGCGCGTCGTTGTCGTAATAGCGATCACCGATATCCGCACTCCCGGCGTACCGCGCCCAGATCAACTCCCCGAAATGCTGGCCCGAATAATGGCTGTAGCTGGCTCCGAGCACGAGCCGGTGCTTGCCTAGGCCGATGTCCGCATTCGCATTCGCGCCCAGCAGGGTGTTTTCGAGCCAGCGGCGGCGGATGAGGTCGCTGGTGGCCGTGGAGTCGCCATTGATCACGGCGGGCGCTATGCCGTAAGCGGCTAGCTCATCGCCTTCCCGGAACTGCTCGAAATAACCCGCCCCGTCCACGCGGAAGAGCGTGGCATTCAGCGTGACGCTCGGTGAGAGCCGATGGTCGAGGAGCAGCTGGTAATGCGCCTGTTCGTAGTTGTCCACCTCGTTCTCGTAGGTGTATGGATTGAAGGTGCGATTCGTGTCGACCACCTCCCGCGGCACGCCGGCCCAAGCCTGATAGGTGATCTCCTTCCCCTGGAAGGCGATGAACCGCAGGGAGCGCTTCGCCCCCACCCATGCGCCCTGCACGAAGTAGCTCTTGAGATCGGCGCTGGCGCGGTCCACATAACCCTCGGTGCTGATGGAGGACAGCCGTGCATCGAGGCTGAATCGCCCATCGATCAATCCGGTCCCGGCGCTCACGCTGTAGCGTTGCGCGCTGAAAGAGCCGCCGCTCGCGCCCAGCAGCGCCCACGGTTCACGCTTCACCGCCGTGGTGCGCATGCTGACGCTGGCGCCGAATGCGGCAGGGCCATTGGTGCTGCTCCCCACGCCGCGTTGCACCTCGATGTCCTCCAAGCTGCTCGCGAGGTCCGGCAGGTTCACCAGGAAGGCGCCTTGGCTCTCGGCATCGTTGAATGGCACCCCATTAAGGGTGATGTTGGTGCGGGTTCCATCGGTGCCGCGGATGCGCATGTAGGTGTAGCCGATGCCGGTGCCGCCATCGCTGGTGGCCACCACGCCCGGTTGCTGCTCCAGCAGGAAAGGAAGATCGACCCCGGTGTTGATGCGATCGATCTGCTCGCGCGACATCACGCTCTTGGCGAAGGGGGCCCGATCGCCGGCACGCAGGGCAGTGACCTCAGCAGCCCCCAGGAACACCGCCGCCCGAGTCATCCGCAGGGTCACGGCCTCGGCGCGTGCAAGGAGCAACGTGTCGATCGGGACATAACCTAGATGCTGCGCACGCAAGCGCACCTCGCCTTCTCCGACCCCCTTGAGCTCGAAGCGCCCGGTCCGGTCGGTGGCCGTACCTAAGCGCCCATCGGCGCCCACCAGGACGCTCACGCCATCCAATGGGCTTCCGCCATCATCCGTGACGATTCCTTGAAGGCGCGCTTGCGGCATTGCTGCATGCGCCATGAGCGCTGATGCGGCGATCGAAAGGAACTGTTTCATGCGCTTCCGTGTTGCGGGCTTGCACGGAAGCGCCCACGAGTTGGGCCGAATCCCTTGGCAGCATTACCTGCCCAGGTTCGACGGGTCTGATCTCAGCTTCCACCTGCGGCGGAGCACCCCGTTGCAAGACGCGGCGAAACTAAAGCGCTCCGGCGGCCAGGAGTCCGGAAAAAATGAGCCCCGACAAAAGCCGGGGCTCATGAATACTGAACCTGGAGCTCAATGCTCCTCTTCGTCGTGGTCGAGCGGCGTGATCTGGCTCACCCAGTCCTCCGCCTTGCCGGGCTTGCTGTAATCATAGGGCCAGCGATGAACCGTTGGGATCGGTCCTGGCCAGTTGCCGTGGATGTGCTCCACGGGTGTGGTCCATTCCAGTGTATTGCTCTTCCATGGGTTCTGAACCGCTTTCGGCCCACGGAACGCGCTGTTGAAGAAGTTGTAGGTGAAGAGCACCTGGGCCATGGCGCCGATGATGGCGAACACGGTCACAAGCACGTTCAGATCCACCACGTTGTCGAACATGGGGAACTCGGTGTAACTGTAGTATCGGCGCGGCGCACCGGCCAAGCCGATGAAGTGCATGGGGAAGAACACGCCGAAGGCGCAGATGAAGGTGATCCAGAAGTGGGCGTAGCCCAGCTTCGTGTTCATCATCCTGCCGTACATCTTCGGGAACCAATGGTAGATGCCGGCGAACATGCCGAAGATGGCGCTCATGCCCATAACGATGTGGAAGTGCGCTACCACGAAATAGGTATCGTGCACGGCGATGTCCAAGGCGCTATCGGCGAGGATGATGCCCGTTAGTCCGCCCGCGATGAAGGTGGCTACCAATCCGATGCTGAAGAGCATGGCCGGCGTGAGCACCAGATTCCCTTTCCAGAGCGTGGTGATGTAGTTGAACACCTTCACCGCACTGGGGATGGCGATCAGCAGGGTGGTGGCCACGAACACGCTTCCGAGGAAGGGGTTCATGCCGGTGATGAACATGTGGTGGCCCCATACGATGAAGCTCAGGAAGCCGATCGCGAGGATGGAGCCGATCATGGCGCGGTAGCCGAAGATGGGCTTGCGCGCATTCGTGCTGATGATCTCCGAGGTGATGCCCAGCGCGGGCAGCAGCACGATGTACACCTCCGGATGGCCAAGGAACCAGAACAGATGCTGGAAGAGGATCGGGCTTCCGCCGGTCTGCTCCAGCGCTTCGCCGGCCAAGTGGATGTCACTGAGGTAGAAGCTGGTTCCCAGGCTGCGATCGAGCAGGAGCAGCAGCGCGGCGCTGAGCAGGACAGGGAAGCTGAGGATGCCCAGCACAGCTGTGAGGAAGATGGCCCAGATGGTGAGCGGCAGGCGGGTCATCTTCATGCCCTTGGTGCGCAGGTTCAGGATGGTGACCACATAATTGAGGCCGCCCATCAGTGAACTGGCGATGAAGAGGGTCATGCTCACCAGCCAGAGCGTCATGCCGGTTCCGGAACCCGGAATGGCCTTGGGCAGGGCGCTCAACGGCGGGTAGATCGTCCAGCCGGCGCTGGCCGGGCCGCCCTCCACGAAGAGCGAAGCGAGCATCACCACGCTGCTAAGGAGGAAGAACCAATAGCTGAGCATGTTGATGAAGCCGCTCGCCATGTCGCGCGCGCCCACTTGCAGGGGGATGAGCAGGTTGGCGAACGTGCCGCTCAAGCCACCGGTGAGCACGAAGAACACCATGATGGTGCCGTG
Coding sequences within it:
- a CDS encoding T9SS type A sorting domain-containing protein; protein product: MKPLLFLMACAFGANCTAQSTYDARILEYTGLRYACEGSGTPVLKIQNAGSAAMGTCVVETWKNGLMVNSFNWILAVPALQGEVRQPALPAVPVDPGDQLEFHIISVNEEPDEDPDGNVLLASMDIVPGAASTYLVNVVVNMGTPPDSLFWSITDANAQVVAQGGPFITDGVEELWVELQPDACYMVGVSEAGDTPSGDGQLVLFSDGDVVADLIGGTTASPSHGGLTTGLSLGTPETGIEQLIAWPNPAEGFFRIAGPEGLFRVIMRDAEGRIVKEMTAASGIAIDATDLSPGLYGIEAHDRYGAVLHSRLIVAR
- a CDS encoding cbb3-type cytochrome c oxidase subunit I, which codes for MGATAHAAHAGHDAGHAHHHHEESFISKWVFSQDHKMIGKQFLVTAIFMAWVAVIMSLIFRLQLAWPEEGFAFTNFFLGDKWAPGGVLDSNMYLALVTIHGTIMVFFVLTGGLSGTFANLLIPLQVGARDMASGFINMLSYWFFLLSSVVMLASLFVEGGPASAGWTIYPPLSALPKAIPGSGTGMTLWLVSMTLFIASSLMGGLNYVVTILNLRTKGMKMTRLPLTIWAIFLTAVLGILSFPVLLSAALLLLLDRSLGTSFYLSDIHLAGEALEQTGGSPILFQHLFWFLGHPEVYIVLLPALGITSEIISTNARKPIFGYRAMIGSILAIGFLSFIVWGHHMFITGMNPFLGSVFVATTLLIAIPSAVKVFNYITTLWKGNLVLTPAMLFSIGLVATFIAGGLTGIILADSALDIAVHDTYFVVAHFHIVMGMSAIFGMFAGIYHWFPKMYGRMMNTKLGYAHFWITFICAFGVFFPMHFIGLAGAPRRYYSYTEFPMFDNVVDLNVLVTVFAIIGAMAQVLFTYNFFNSAFRGPKAVQNPWKSNTLEWTTPVEHIHGNWPGPIPTVHRWPYDYSKPGKAEDWVSQITPLDHDEEEH
- a CDS encoding T9SS type A sorting domain-containing protein, which produces MLRPLFPLFAGFAAFACAGQTTYDAKILEYTGLRYACEGSGTPVLKIQNAGSAAMGTCVVETWKNGLMVNSFNWILPVPALQGEVRQPALPAVPVDPGDQLEFHIISVNDEPDEDAAGNILGVDLSDTPALSNGGEMEVLIELGDDPGAIVWSVTNHLNQVVASGGPYEEGNTVVTDEIDLPPGCYTFKAEDQTRSLAPDAVVRVKRGGNTLLVAADLEESYSKGLRAGALEACPYPVELELRTDAAANETSYEIRSADGNIIHCTGGGISGGAQTLIDGCCLPEGCYQLRVMDAGGDGIVGGGYILREGNGSMRRMIDNRDGFGDGGMSAIAGGEGFCLPLGDDRPTFTGCDKLDWRTAPCGAEYVVLNANSGVTAQYGIDNTGSGYQIWFFDPNGGYSFKRFQSHATSNGMPGSATRACHFLINGWSGSQLQEGVLYNVKARARIGGAYQAWGAACRFRIDNAAAQCPATRLLDLPGSQYLSCGQGRSIGSNVLVHARPVRRRNANCNWVNANRYQFRFRVAGESGEVVKTSASGKYWVNTLGLECGVTYQVDVRASFDNGASWCRDGEAWGDACQLTIDPCTGAELVPAASALTESRLMLYPNPNDGGTVRIMLSAAHGHSPHIDVEVLDLVGRSVINRRFGRGEGMTLDAILELPTGMASGIYLVTASMGDQVLSERLVVRD
- a CDS encoding tetratricopeptide repeat protein, with amino-acid sequence MRSVALVLLWLVAIAAHGQTDSLLRVWNDDAQPDSARLKAVQILAWRAVFEQPDSGMALARKQLDFARRVESQSAQFEASTTLAVGSSMKSDYESALNHLHACLALSKAMKDPKREANTYSNLSNVYRSLGDLPMALTQLQKSLRIDTELQNKDGLAGTYNNMGTIQTELNNHREALGHYEGSAALAEELDSDRGRAQAALNLGSAYLNLGRPDTAALLFERGLELYRRIGRRLEQGMAFNNLGRAYGQLGRGAEAFASLDSAERILTSLGSARQLVRTHVNRGNLLIDLKRAREAIAACRAGEGIAVSANLLQQRVECLQCLHRALELAGDFRNAYAAQSAYMSVNDSLLRLNNSKEVTRLEVTRAFQERMLADSLDNVRRLHEQELHAQDRIASEKERRNFFLYAGLGVLALSAGLWNRLRYTRRSRAAIQFEKERSENLLLNILPAAVAEELKDKGEAEARLFDQVTVLFTDFKGFTALSEKVTPKQLVKDLHECFSAFDRICARHGIEKIKTIGDAYMAAGGLPTPNATHAMDAIRAALEMRDFIAVGKQRKIEAGLPYFEIRIGIHSGPVVAGVVGEKKFAYDIWGDTVNTASRMESSGEVGKVNISEATYALVKDVMMVDGELSAADGRSSHSPTPIPHSPSFVFTPRGKVKAKGKGEMEMYFAEPARS
- a CDS encoding TonB-dependent receptor — encoded protein: MKQFLSIAASALMAHAAMPQARLQGIVTDDGGSPLDGVSVLVGADGRLGTATDRTGRFELKGVGEGEVRLRAQHLGYVPIDTLLLARAEAVTLRMTRAAVFLGAAEVTALRAGDRAPFAKSVMSREQIDRINTGVDLPFLLEQQPGVVATSDGGTGIGYTYMRIRGTDGTRTNITLNGVPFNDAESQGAFLVNLPDLASSLEDIEVQRGVGSSTNGPAAFGASVSMRTTAVKREPWALLGASGGSFSAQRYSVSAGTGLIDGRFSLDARLSSISTEGYVDRASADLKSYFVQGAWVGAKRSLRFIAFQGKEITYQAWAGVPREVVDTNRTFNPYTYENEVDNYEQAHYQLLLDHRLSPSVTLNATLFRVDGAGYFEQFREGDELAAYGIAPAVINGDSTATSDLIRRRWLENTLLGANANADIGLGKHRLVLGASYSHYSGQHFGELIWARYAGSADIGDRYYDNDARKTDLSAFVKLTYGLRHNIDAYGDLQFRSVSHWLEMLNAELVPEQQPIAFSFFNPKAGVTWSLSSGDRVYASIAVANREPNREDLQETAPSSRPRSERLVDYELGYERRTGHLSAGVNCYLMDYADQLVLTGELNDVGAALRTNLARSYRAGVELMGALRVSKRLTWRANAAFSRNRVRAFTEFVDDWDNGGQVGYTYAESELPLSPGVVAGSELTYRALEGKRATADLTLVTKYVGRQFLDLSASVDRMLDPFLVSDLRLNATWLAKGTKGIEFNLTLRNLFSELYESNGWVYSYVSDGRRQEFVGLYPQAPLNLLGGVSVRL
- a CDS encoding geranylgeranylglyceryl/heptaprenylglyceryl phosphate synthase codes for the protein MSKVLNRIEQARRAGQKLLAVLIDPDFGTDEAALERMVQNACMAKADLLFVGGSLLTTASFDRCVELVRRWSTKPVVLFPGSPAQLSAHADAVLFLSLISGRNPELLIGHHITAAPTVKALGIEAIPTGYLLVDGGRTTTAHYVSQSSPIPHDKPGIAAATALAGELLGLRAIYLDTGSGAPKSVSPAMIASVRAAVDSPIIVGGGIREAGQARALCEAGADVLVVGTAIEQDPDIVFALSEAVHG